A stretch of Bacteroidales bacterium DNA encodes these proteins:
- a CDS encoding porin family protein, translated as MKRSFFFALFILSLTVILQAQEFNGGIHAGFTIASERETWPNRLGFCAGIFTNRYVSERSSFQLEMDYIQKGNRDRIDIDQADDYKLRLHYLELHVLYHYDVNRFTLEAGPSIGWLIKSHEELNGNAIENDPFEPFDYFSMGIGLHYHLNENFRVAARYSNSILPVREWETINIWPFFLGDFNEVLSFSLYYTFLHFQK; from the coding sequence ATGAAACGATCTTTCTTTTTTGCACTGTTTATTCTATCCCTGACCGTCATCCTTCAGGCGCAGGAATTCAACGGCGGCATCCACGCTGGATTCACCATTGCCAGTGAGCGTGAGACATGGCCCAACCGGTTGGGATTCTGTGCAGGAATTTTTACCAACAGGTATGTGTCCGAACGCTCATCTTTTCAACTGGAAATGGACTACATTCAAAAGGGTAACAGGGACCGGATCGACATCGATCAGGCTGATGATTATAAACTGCGGCTTCACTATCTCGAACTGCACGTTCTATATCACTACGACGTTAACCGATTCACCCTGGAAGCGGGGCCATCCATTGGGTGGCTGATAAAATCCCATGAGGAATTAAACGGTAATGCGATTGAAAATGATCCTTTTGAGCCTTTTGATTATTTCAGCATGGGCATTGGTTTGCATTATCACCTGAATGAGAACTTCCGTGTTGCAGCCAGGTATTCCAACTCCATCCTTCCTGTCAGGGAATGGGAGACGATCAATATATGGCCCTTTTTCCTGGGAGATTTCAACGAGGTGCTTAGTTTTTCTTTGTACTATACGTTTCTTCATTTCCAAAAGTAA
- a CDS encoding four helix bundle protein, with protein MKERLINFAVLLIELSRHLNRTVHGRNLAGQIERSGTSVALNYGEALEASSRKDFIFKMSIILKELRETEMNLCIIQKSHLLNNSGPLITAIRECNELISIFVVSIKTAKRNLALKGERREEK; from the coding sequence ATGAAGGAAAGACTCATCAATTTTGCTGTCTTGCTGATTGAGCTTTCACGTCATTTGAATCGAACCGTACATGGCAGAAATCTGGCCGGTCAGATAGAACGGTCAGGCACTTCGGTAGCTTTGAATTATGGGGAAGCATTGGAAGCATCTTCCAGGAAAGATTTTATCTTTAAAATGAGCATCATCCTGAAGGAGCTACGGGAAACGGAGATGAACCTTTGTATTATTCAAAAATCACACCTTTTAAATAATTCCGGTCCGCTTATTACGGCGATAAGAGAATGTAATGAGCTCATTTCCATATTTGTCGTCAGCATAAAGACTGCCAAGCGGAACCTGGCTCTGAAAGGAGAGAGGAGAGAGGAGAAATGA
- the fbaA gene encoding class II fructose-bisphosphate aldolase codes for MSTRISDTVLPGVATGSAVQEIFRAAKTHQFALPAVNVVGSNSVNAVLEAAKTVSSPVIIQFSNGGGEFYAGKGLSNDGQRAAVIGTVSGARHIHTVAALYGIPVIAHTDHAAKKLLPWIDGLLTAGEEFFKKNGYPLFSSHMLDLSEEPLHENIEISKRYLERMSKMGMTLEIELGVTGGEEDGVDNTGVDSSRLYTQPEHVAYAYEELLKVSDRFTIAASFGNVHGVYKPGNVKLEPIILHNSQVYIQKKFNTGPNPVNFVFHGGSGSEPEKIKEAISYGVIKMNIDTDTQWAFWAGVKQYYETNRGYLQGQIGNPEGDDKPNKKYYDPRKWLRDGEKAMVARLKQAFTELNCIARY; via the coding sequence ATGTCAACAAGAATATCAGATACTGTTCTCCCCGGCGTGGCCACCGGCAGCGCCGTGCAGGAGATCTTCCGCGCCGCAAAAACGCATCAGTTCGCTCTCCCTGCCGTGAACGTCGTTGGCTCCAATTCCGTCAATGCGGTTCTGGAAGCTGCTAAAACCGTCAGCTCCCCGGTCATCATCCAGTTCTCCAACGGAGGAGGGGAATTTTACGCCGGCAAGGGACTCTCCAACGACGGGCAGCGCGCTGCGGTCATCGGCACGGTCTCCGGCGCCCGCCATATCCACACGGTCGCAGCCCTGTACGGCATTCCCGTGATCGCCCACACCGACCACGCAGCCAAAAAACTGCTGCCCTGGATCGACGGACTGCTTACGGCCGGTGAGGAATTCTTCAAAAAGAACGGCTACCCGCTGTTCAGCTCCCATATGCTCGACCTGTCGGAAGAACCGCTGCACGAAAACATCGAAATATCCAAACGCTACCTGGAACGGATGAGCAAAATGGGCATGACCCTGGAGATCGAGCTGGGCGTCACCGGCGGTGAAGAGGATGGTGTTGACAATACGGGTGTCGACAGCTCACGCCTCTACACACAGCCCGAGCACGTGGCTTATGCCTATGAAGAACTTTTGAAGGTCAGCGACCGGTTCACCATCGCTGCCTCCTTCGGCAATGTCCACGGTGTTTACAAACCCGGCAACGTGAAACTCGAACCCATCATCCTGCATAATTCGCAGGTGTATATCCAGAAGAAATTCAACACCGGGCCCAATCCGGTGAACTTCGTGTTCCACGGCGGATCAGGCTCGGAGCCCGAAAAGATCAAAGAAGCCATCAGCTACGGCGTGATCAAGATGAACATCGACACCGATACCCAGTGGGCATTCTGGGCAGGCGTCAAGCAGTATTACGAAACCAACCGGGGCTACCTGCAGGGACAGATCGGCAATCCCGAAGGCGACGACAAGCCGAACAAGAAATATTACGATCCGCGCAAATGGCTGCGCGACGGCGAAAAAGCCATGGTAGCGCGACTGAAGCAGGCGTTCACTGAGTTAAATTGTATCGCGCGCTACTGA
- a CDS encoding adenosylcobalamin-dependent ribonucleoside-diphosphate reductase encodes MEQDLFANIEKNVQSDFYRDMLAKRTRPEPQDINEPDSAPGEGESLSQPDPGLQVYPSDVVLERTTAYFKGDTLAANVWINKYALKDSHGNLYELTPDDMHRRLAREIARIEKKYPDPLSMEEIYFLFKDFRYIIPQGSPMAGIGNDFQVSSLSNCFVIGNQGNADSYGGILKVDQEQVQLMKRRGGVGHDLSHIRPTGSSVKNCALTSTGIVPFMERYSNSTREVAQDGRRGALMLSISIKHPDSEHFIDAKLEQGKITGANISVKIDDEFMRAVINDTPYVQQFPVNSDQPLVTKEINARKLWKKIIHNAWKSAEPGVLFWDTVTREAIPDCYADFGFHTVSTNPCGEIPLCPYDSCRLLAMNLYSYVDNPFTDEASFNSELFSRHARYAQRIMDDIIDLEIEKIDKILEKIHADPEDEEVKLTERRLWENIRKKSIQGRRTGIGITAEGDMLAALGTRYGSDTAISFSVEVHKLLALEVYSSSVDLARQRGAFPIFDNEREKNNPFILRLKQAAPRLYEEMEKYGRRNISMLTIAPTGSVSICTQTTSGIEPVYMISYKRRRKVNPNDRNVRVDFVDGTGDSWEEYHVFHHNFNTWLEKKGYDPGEVETLSESELNEIIQKSPYYRATANDIDWVSKVRMQGAIQKWVDHSISVTVNVPADTTEELVSDIYTTAWESGCKGMTIYREGSREGVLVKNEKEKDDGDDFPETKAPPRPDRLEAEVVRFTNDYEKWVAVVGLYKGRPYEIFTGKAEGFFLPSWVTKGWIYRVKSDKNKNARYDLQFKDRDGFNVTLEGLSRQFNKEYWNYAKLISGILRHGMPLPYVVDLIANLGLESDSINTWKNGVVRALKKFIPDGTMDVKSSRCPECGEENSLLYKEGCKICTACGYSKCE; translated from the coding sequence ATGGAGCAGGATTTATTCGCCAACATTGAAAAGAACGTACAGTCGGATTTTTACAGGGACATGCTGGCCAAAAGGACGCGACCTGAACCACAGGACATCAATGAACCCGATTCAGCTCCAGGAGAGGGAGAATCCTTATCCCAACCTGATCCGGGGCTTCAGGTTTACCCTTCTGATGTCGTGCTGGAGAGAACTACAGCCTATTTCAAGGGGGATACCCTCGCTGCCAATGTCTGGATCAACAAGTATGCACTTAAAGACAGTCACGGCAACCTGTACGAGCTCACCCCGGATGACATGCACCGGAGGCTTGCCAGGGAGATTGCCAGGATTGAAAAGAAGTATCCGGACCCCTTATCCATGGAGGAAATTTATTTTTTATTCAAGGATTTCAGGTACATCATTCCGCAGGGCAGTCCAATGGCCGGTATTGGAAATGATTTCCAGGTTTCGTCGTTATCCAATTGCTTTGTGATAGGGAATCAGGGTAATGCTGATTCCTACGGAGGCATCCTCAAAGTTGACCAGGAGCAGGTGCAGCTGATGAAGCGCCGGGGCGGGGTGGGGCATGACCTTTCGCATATCCGTCCCACCGGGAGTTCAGTTAAAAACTGTGCATTGACTTCCACAGGCATCGTTCCGTTCATGGAACGGTATTCCAATTCCACACGCGAGGTGGCTCAGGATGGCCGCAGGGGGGCACTGATGTTGTCCATTTCCATTAAACATCCTGATTCCGAACATTTTATCGATGCAAAGCTTGAACAGGGGAAGATCACAGGTGCGAACATTTCTGTCAAGATCGACGATGAGTTCATGCGCGCGGTGATCAATGATACGCCTTACGTACAGCAGTTTCCGGTCAATTCGGACCAGCCCTTGGTAACAAAGGAGATCAACGCCCGAAAGCTCTGGAAAAAGATCATTCACAATGCCTGGAAGTCAGCTGAACCGGGTGTTTTGTTCTGGGATACGGTGACCCGGGAAGCCATTCCCGACTGCTATGCCGATTTTGGGTTCCATACGGTTTCCACGAATCCCTGCGGGGAGATCCCCTTATGCCCGTACGACAGTTGCCGCCTGCTGGCCATGAACCTGTACAGCTATGTGGACAATCCTTTCACCGATGAAGCCAGCTTCAATTCCGAACTTTTTTCCCGCCATGCAAGGTATGCCCAGCGGATCATGGATGATATCATTGACCTGGAAATCGAAAAGATCGACAAGATCCTGGAAAAGATCCATGCAGATCCGGAAGACGAAGAGGTAAAACTCACTGAGCGCCGGCTGTGGGAAAACATCCGTAAAAAAAGCATACAGGGCCGGCGCACGGGTATCGGCATTACGGCTGAAGGTGACATGCTGGCTGCGCTTGGCACCCGCTATGGCTCCGATACGGCGATCAGCTTCTCGGTGGAGGTGCATAAACTCCTCGCCCTGGAAGTGTACAGCTCCTCTGTTGACCTGGCCCGCCAGCGGGGAGCATTTCCCATTTTCGATAACGAACGGGAAAAGAACAATCCGTTCATTCTGCGTCTTAAACAGGCAGCTCCGCGCCTCTACGAAGAAATGGAGAAATACGGGCGCCGCAACATCTCCATGCTGACCATTGCCCCTACGGGCAGTGTCAGTATCTGCACCCAGACCACCTCCGGCATTGAACCGGTGTATATGATCAGTTACAAGCGCAGAAGAAAAGTGAACCCAAATGACAGGAATGTGCGCGTGGATTTCGTTGACGGGACTGGCGACTCCTGGGAGGAATACCACGTATTTCATCATAACTTCAACACCTGGCTGGAGAAGAAAGGATACGATCCCGGGGAGGTGGAAACACTCAGCGAAAGCGAACTGAACGAGATCATTCAAAAATCACCCTATTACAGGGCTACCGCCAATGATATTGACTGGGTGAGCAAGGTACGGATGCAGGGGGCCATTCAGAAGTGGGTGGACCATTCCATCAGCGTCACCGTCAATGTACCTGCCGACACGACCGAGGAACTGGTGAGTGACATATACACCACCGCGTGGGAAAGCGGTTGCAAAGGCATGACCATCTACAGGGAAGGCTCCAGGGAGGGTGTGCTCGTTAAAAATGAAAAAGAGAAAGATGATGGGGATGATTTTCCTGAAACCAAAGCCCCACCACGCCCCGACCGGCTGGAAGCAGAAGTGGTCAGGTTCACGAATGATTATGAGAAATGGGTGGCCGTGGTTGGTCTTTACAAGGGACGCCCCTACGAAATATTCACCGGCAAAGCCGAAGGCTTCTTCCTGCCCAGCTGGGTCACCAAAGGCTGGATCTACCGGGTGAAAAGCGATAAGAACAAAAATGCGCGGTACGACCTGCAATTCAAGGACAGGGATGGTTTCAACGTAACGCTGGAAGGTCTTTCGCGGCAGTTCAACAAGGAATACTGGAACTATGCCAAGCTGATTTCCGGCATTCTTCGGCACGGAATGCCCCTGCCCTATGTCGTGGATCTTATCGCCAACCTGGGACTGGAAAGTGACTCGATCAATACCTGGAAGAACGGTGTGGTGAGGGCCCTGAAAAAATTCATCCCCGATGGCACCATGGACGTCAAAAGCAGCCGCTGTCCGGAATGCGGTGAGGAAAACAGCCTGCTTTACAAAGAGGGATGCAAGATCTGCACTGCCTGCGGGTACTCCAAATGTGAATGA
- a CDS encoding SPOR domain-containing protein: MRNCFVIFFIGGILLGPAVQRVMAQQKPAKEGHLEIVQDNRVNQLLEKHITLNRYNQTLDGYRIQIFFDAGNHSHGNAYRVRDEFLSKTPDSTIAVYVSFKEPYYRVRAGDFRTRMEAEGFLKRIKPDFPNAFLIRDEINLPKID; the protein is encoded by the coding sequence ATGAGAAACTGTTTTGTGATCTTCTTTATTGGCGGCATATTACTTGGACCTGCCGTTCAGCGAGTGATGGCTCAGCAGAAACCAGCAAAGGAAGGGCACCTGGAAATTGTACAGGACAACCGGGTGAACCAACTGCTGGAAAAACACATTACCCTTAACCGGTATAATCAAACATTGGATGGATATCGCATCCAGATCTTTTTTGATGCCGGCAATCATTCCCACGGCAACGCCTATCGTGTCAGGGATGAGTTTCTGAGCAAGACACCGGATTCGACCATCGCTGTTTATGTTTCATTCAAGGAACCTTACTATCGTGTCCGTGCAGGCGATTTTCGCACCAGGATGGAGGCGGAAGGCTTTTTAAAGCGCATCAAGCCCGATTTTCCAAACGCTTTCCTGATCCGCGATGAGATCAATTTACCGAAGATTGATTAG
- the ruvB gene encoding Holliday junction branch migration DNA helicase RuvB encodes MNENLDASGKQMTQAEREMERELRPPDFDSFAGQANVVDNLRVFVAAARQRGDALDHVLLHGPPGLGKTTLAYIIANEMGVHVRISSGPVIDKPGDLAGLLTNMEVNDVLFIDEIHRLSPVVEEYLYSAMEDYRIDIMIDTGPSARSIQLKLNPFTLIGATTRSGLLTAPLRSRFGINSRLSYYDVATLEHIVLRSSTILNTKITPEAAAEIARRSRGTPRIANLLLRRIRDFAQIKSDGTIDIEITRYALQALNVDKNGLDEMDNKILSAIIHKFKGGPVGISTISTAVGEEAETLEEVYEPFLIQEGYLMRTPRGRQVTEKALNHLGILPESGQQQLF; translated from the coding sequence ATGAACGAGAACCTCGATGCATCGGGCAAGCAGATGACGCAGGCCGAAAGGGAGATGGAGCGGGAGCTGCGGCCACCCGACTTTGACAGCTTTGCAGGTCAGGCGAACGTGGTGGATAACCTCAGGGTCTTCGTAGCAGCTGCCCGGCAGCGGGGGGATGCGCTGGATCACGTCCTTTTGCATGGACCGCCCGGATTGGGAAAGACGACCCTGGCCTATATCATCGCCAATGAGATGGGGGTACACGTCAGGATATCTTCCGGTCCGGTGATCGATAAGCCAGGTGACCTGGCCGGTCTGCTGACCAACATGGAAGTCAATGATGTGTTGTTCATCGACGAGATCCACCGGCTGAGTCCTGTGGTGGAAGAATACCTCTATTCTGCCATGGAGGATTACCGCATCGACATCATGATCGACACCGGGCCCAGTGCCCGCAGTATCCAGCTGAAACTGAATCCATTCACACTGATCGGAGCCACCACGCGGTCAGGCCTGCTCACCGCGCCCCTGAGATCCCGTTTCGGGATCAACTCAAGGCTGTCCTATTACGACGTTGCCACCCTGGAACACATCGTGCTCCGCTCGTCCACGATCCTGAACACCAAAATCACCCCGGAGGCTGCCGCGGAAATCGCACGCCGGAGCCGGGGAACCCCCAGGATCGCCAACCTGCTGCTGCGCCGAATCAGGGACTTTGCACAGATCAAAAGCGACGGAACCATCGACATTGAAATCACCCGTTATGCACTCCAGGCTCTGAATGTGGATAAGAACGGCCTGGATGAAATGGATAACAAGATCCTTTCAGCGATCATTCATAAGTTCAAGGGGGGACCCGTGGGCATATCCACCATTTCAACCGCTGTGGGGGAGGAAGCCGAAACCCTGGAAGAAGTGTACGAACCGTTCCTGATCCAGGAAGGATACCTGATGCGTACCCCCAGGGGCAGGCAAGTCACGGAAAAGGCACTGAATCACCTCGGAATATTACCGGAAAGTGGTCAGCAACAACTGTTTTAA
- a CDS encoding universal stress protein, whose amino-acid sequence MNPIVVALDFSKTSLHALKYAIFLANKLKSNVIVVWVDNLISGDSIFQESAFDVREEARKNLEEILEEYREILKEGELSFRLRKGKVYYEIEQVARQVEATLIVTGTHGVSGFDEYLIGSNAYRIVANSPCPVITIRPQFDFSQGIRNIVLPIDETKNSCQKVAFTALIAKIFGATVHIFSLYSTPLKALNQKVDHCVAEIQKKFAGEKIPFTQDSTVAENVSLSTLEYAERTNAELIAIVTDQETSLSNLLLGQYAQHMVNNSPVPVLTINPAEIIRSK is encoded by the coding sequence ATGAATCCAATTGTTGTCGCTCTTGACTTTTCAAAGACCTCCCTGCATGCTTTGAAATATGCCATTTTTCTGGCCAACAAACTAAAATCCAATGTCATCGTGGTCTGGGTTGACAACCTGATTTCCGGTGATTCCATCTTTCAGGAATCTGCATTCGACGTAAGGGAAGAGGCCAGAAAAAACCTCGAGGAAATTCTGGAGGAATACAGGGAGATCTTAAAGGAAGGCGAGTTGTCGTTCCGGCTCCGGAAGGGAAAAGTGTACTATGAAATCGAGCAGGTGGCCCGTCAGGTGGAAGCAACGCTGATCGTGACCGGTACCCACGGTGTGAGCGGTTTTGATGAGTATCTGATTGGCAGCAATGCTTACCGCATCGTCGCCAACTCTCCCTGCCCCGTGATAACCATCAGGCCCCAGTTCGACTTTTCACAGGGTATCCGGAATATCGTACTGCCCATTGATGAAACCAAGAATTCCTGTCAGAAAGTAGCTTTCACCGCCTTGATCGCAAAGATCTTTGGTGCGACGGTTCATATTTTCTCATTGTATTCAACCCCGCTGAAGGCATTGAATCAAAAAGTGGATCATTGTGTGGCTGAAATCCAGAAAAAGTTCGCTGGGGAAAAGATCCCTTTCACTCAGGACTCCACCGTCGCTGAGAATGTAAGCCTTTCAACGCTGGAGTATGCCGAACGCACGAACGCTGAACTGATTGCCATTGTAACAGATCAGGAGACGAGTCTTTCAAACTTATTGCTGGGTCAGTATGCACAGCACATGGTGAATAATTCGCCTGTTCCTGTGCTTACGATCAACCCCGCTGAAATAATCCGCTCAAAATAA
- a CDS encoding universal stress protein: MKQKVIIVAVDFSDCSINALEHALSIARKSDSDLKMVWVNKAYQERSVALKDPEAAIVDARQTFEEMIRQYQPQLPNGTISYVIRDGKVYREIVKIADEEKAFMIIVGTHGSSGFEEFWIGSNAQKIVSSAKCPVITIRGGVNIKRDLTRIILPLDSTPETRQKVATTALLAKYFDAQIIVLPLYSTQISAVRLQIKKYAEQVSKYLKENEVRFKVDPLELEGNITDATIEYALKADANLISIMTEQETTTKNLWLGPYAQQMVNHSPIPVLSIHSIEYMRSL, encoded by the coding sequence ATGAAACAAAAGGTGATTATTGTTGCGGTTGATTTTTCGGATTGTTCAATCAACGCATTGGAGCATGCTCTTTCGATAGCCCGCAAGTCAGATTCGGACCTGAAGATGGTCTGGGTCAACAAGGCCTACCAGGAGCGGTCGGTGGCCCTGAAAGATCCTGAGGCAGCCATTGTTGATGCGAGGCAGACATTTGAGGAGATGATCAGGCAATATCAGCCACAGCTTCCCAATGGAACGATCAGCTATGTGATCAGGGACGGGAAGGTTTACCGCGAGATTGTCAAAATTGCCGATGAAGAAAAGGCATTTATGATCATTGTCGGGACGCACGGTTCATCAGGTTTTGAAGAGTTCTGGATCGGCAGCAATGCACAGAAGATCGTTTCATCAGCAAAATGTCCGGTGATCACGATCCGTGGAGGCGTCAACATCAAACGCGACCTGACCCGCATCATCCTGCCCCTCGACAGCACGCCGGAAACAAGGCAAAAGGTTGCCACCACTGCCTTGCTTGCCAAGTACTTCGATGCCCAGATCATTGTCCTGCCGCTTTACTCCACCCAGATTTCGGCCGTTCGTCTGCAGATCAAAAAATACGCAGAACAGGTTTCCAAATATTTGAAAGAGAATGAGGTACGCTTTAAGGTTGATCCTCTGGAGCTGGAAGGCAACATAACGGATGCCACCATTGAATATGCTCTGAAGGCGGATGCAAACCTGATCTCCATCATGACCGAGCAGGAAACGACCACAAAAAACCTCTGGCTTGGCCCGTATGCGCAGCAGATGGTCAATCATTCGCCCATTCCGGTGCTGAGCATCCACTCGATCGAGTATATGCGGAGCCTGTAG
- a CDS encoding polyprenyl synthetase family protein translates to MPGNLKEIREPIQAHLIAFEKKFRASMKSQVALLNIITQYILRHKGKQMRPMFVFLSAGICGGITESTYRAASLIELLHTATLVHDDVVDESNYRRGFLSINALWRNKIAVLVGDYLLSKGLLVALENDEVGLLKLVSDATREMSEGELLQIEKARRLDVTEEIYFEIIRKKTASLIAACCATGAASTHSDPLYIRKMHSFGENVGIAFQIKDDLFDYEPNNLVGKPNGLDIKEKKLTLPMIRLLSDSDRRKKKRFIHIIKRRNQDPEKIAALMQEVHSGDGILYAREKMNEYQENAFRILHEFPDSPYRQAMEKLVRFTTERNK, encoded by the coding sequence ATGCCGGGAAATCTTAAAGAAATAAGGGAACCCATTCAGGCGCACCTGATTGCATTTGAAAAGAAATTCAGGGCTTCCATGAAAAGTCAGGTTGCCTTGCTGAATATCATCACGCAGTACATTCTGCGGCACAAAGGCAAGCAAATGCGGCCGATGTTTGTTTTCCTGTCCGCAGGGATCTGTGGTGGCATCACCGAATCCACTTACAGGGCCGCATCTTTGATTGAGCTTTTGCATACTGCCACCCTGGTGCACGACGATGTGGTGGATGAATCCAATTACCGAAGGGGATTTTTATCGATCAATGCGTTATGGCGTAATAAAATTGCCGTGCTGGTCGGAGACTACCTTTTGTCGAAAGGGCTGCTGGTGGCGCTGGAGAATGATGAGGTCGGATTGCTGAAGCTCGTCTCGGATGCTACGCGGGAGATGAGCGAAGGGGAACTTCTGCAGATTGAAAAGGCTCGCCGGCTGGATGTGACCGAAGAGATCTACTTTGAGATCATCCGGAAGAAAACAGCCTCTCTGATCGCGGCCTGCTGTGCCACGGGAGCAGCTTCCACGCATTCCGATCCGCTTTACATTCGGAAGATGCACAGCTTCGGTGAGAATGTAGGCATCGCCTTTCAAATAAAAGATGATTTGTTTGACTATGAGCCCAATAACCTGGTTGGCAAGCCCAATGGTCTGGATATCAAAGAAAAGAAACTGACGCTCCCGATGATCCGGTTACTGAGTGACTCCGACCGGCGAAAGAAAAAAAGGTTCATCCACATCATCAAGCGGCGTAACCAGGATCCTGAAAAGATTGCCGCTCTGATGCAGGAAGTCCATTCCGGTGACGGCATCCTGTACGCCAGGGAAAAAATGAACGAATACCAGGAAAACGCCTTCCGTATCCTTCACGAATTCCCCGACTCCCCCTACCGCCAGGCCATGGAAAAACTGGTCAGGTTCACCACCGAAAGAAACAAATAG
- a CDS encoding CAP domain-containing protein, whose product MHFLMILLGLLGDASGGTLPLPTPAEYRLYGMINEYRTELELPPVPLSFSLCIVARTHARDLAENLPYDERCNLHSWSANGPWSACCYEKDHEQAPCMWEKPSELTPYKGRGYEIAYWNDFWYENPDDIVVDALNAWKKSNGHLSVMINTDRWRELEWKAMGVSVYKGYVLVWFGEEEEQ is encoded by the coding sequence ATGCATTTTTTAATGATCCTGTTAGGATTGCTGGGCGATGCATCCGGAGGAACCCTTCCGCTCCCCACGCCGGCCGAATACCGGCTGTACGGAATGATCAATGAATACCGGACCGAATTGGAGTTGCCTCCCGTACCGCTCTCCTTCAGCCTCTGCATCGTTGCCCGGACACATGCCAGGGATCTGGCTGAGAACCTTCCCTACGATGAGCGGTGCAATCTCCACAGCTGGTCAGCCAACGGACCGTGGAGCGCCTGCTGCTATGAAAAGGATCACGAACAGGCCCCTTGCATGTGGGAAAAACCCTCCGAACTGACCCCTTACAAAGGCAGGGGTTACGAAATTGCCTACTGGAATGACTTCTGGTACGAAAATCCTGACGACATTGTGGTGGATGCGCTCAACGCCTGGAAAAAAAGCAACGGGCACCTTTCGGTGATGATCAATACGGATAGGTGGCGGGAGCTGGAGTGGAAGGCCATGGGAGTGAGCGTATATAAAGGGTACGTGCTGGTATGGTTCGGGGAGGAAGAGGAGCAGTAG
- the queG gene encoding tRNA epoxyqueuosine(34) reductase QueG has protein sequence MNRDLTYKIKQCATRLGFFACGISRAERLEMEGKKLKDWLALGFHGELRYLSRNPDNRSDPRHILLNARSVISVLYNYYPENPLPVQDNFHIARYAYGKDYHVLIRQKLNDLIGMLKQECGEANAVGFVDASPVMEKALAQRAGLGWTGKNTLLIHPQMGSFFFIGDIITDAELVYDTPLPDGCGSCRKCLDACPTGALIAPHVLDVRRCIAYLTISFKGDLPEDLRSCFQDRIYGCDACQEACPCNRFAFPHNDPDLLPMPKLKTMNRDRWKNLTEEKFRELFENSAVKRTTYARLKRNIDFVGDMT, from the coding sequence ATGAACCGTGATCTGACCTACAAGATCAAGCAATGTGCCACCAGGCTCGGTTTTTTCGCCTGCGGCATATCCAGGGCGGAACGGTTAGAGATGGAGGGTAAAAAATTGAAAGATTGGCTTGCCCTGGGTTTCCACGGTGAACTCCGTTACCTGTCACGGAATCCTGATAACAGAAGCGATCCCCGTCATATACTCCTCAATGCCCGTTCCGTCATCTCGGTTCTTTACAACTACTATCCTGAAAATCCCCTGCCCGTACAGGACAACTTTCATATTGCGCGGTATGCATACGGTAAGGATTATCACGTGCTGATCAGGCAGAAACTGAACGACCTGATCGGGATGCTGAAACAGGAATGCGGCGAGGCAAATGCTGTTGGATTTGTCGATGCGTCGCCTGTCATGGAAAAAGCCCTCGCTCAGAGGGCCGGACTGGGATGGACCGGCAAGAACACGCTGCTGATCCATCCGCAAATGGGATCGTTCTTTTTCATCGGCGACATCATTACCGACGCAGAACTCGTATACGACACCCCTCTGCCTGACGGGTGCGGGTCGTGCCGGAAATGCCTCGATGCATGCCCCACCGGGGCGCTGATCGCCCCCCACGTGCTGGATGTGCGCCGCTGCATTGCCTACCTGACCATTTCCTTCAAAGGCGACCTGCCGGAAGATCTGCGTTCCTGCTTTCAGGATCGCATCTATGGCTGCGATGCCTGCCAGGAGGCGTGCCCCTGCAACCGGTTCGCCTTTCCCCATAACGATCCGGACCTGTTGCCCATGCCAAAACTGAAAACAATGAACCGGGATCGCTGGAAAAACCTGACGGAGGAGAAATTCCGGGAACTCTTTGAAAATTCAGCGGTAAAACGGACGACCTATGCCAGGTTAAAGAGGAATATCGATTTTGTCGGCGACATGACTTAA